A single Cyclopterus lumpus isolate fCycLum1 chromosome 15, fCycLum1.pri, whole genome shotgun sequence DNA region contains:
- the pcnx2 gene encoding pecanex-like protein 2 isoform X2, with product MVSQVVQTLRQGVWASVTGGWYHDPDQNKFNNSCHLYLWIFLLMLPLSLHLALPPTTMALSIYCTSITVFFILIKLANYRLHLMFDEGEAVVRSSVSDLTKAPEKKSNASDSCLPASIRKSSTVPDSVAMTMLALKRTSPVIQVTVKQTETDPGLIGVDCSKSDEDGKTVEGEDDNRHGERLVEGGLNPSPSPDDLSSPNPDQAAPLLQAQQRTPSRAEREERRPGSASGTGKMDVEIIETVAVKEGVDIQSSLTDREQSELERTTEKEPDRIEDWEEKDGADRETADEGLPPSKGSGDESEEENEGRKEPPDANNNSLGTPQDHQFDFIDTPDSPAQAEPVEETYCSDEIEVVLVDSSGPGPASAHLDDSDTVKIIITMSCDPQTAAQLEESVKQSLLENAQAHKDAGECHIKIPVITFDSPEKEKQEGKEREEAADSEDDPTLKQQQTPSQSEEFHLCRETTASESTTLEGPDPDQEHLGVQITDDSTQSPQLTNDNSSSGIDVHSHHDDTEPLDPNVDSQGFLRLPPALGRYGPGGRTHIRGLSMDSGKDAVLLPDRSHITSMTTSKSDLEAKEGQIPNESNFLEFVSLLGSLSTRGGGASTKDDERPERKEEAGAAEEGESQQEDWFLYLLNLSGNSRQDDTIIETDTDNKPVRPKPPTSLPTDTLKAIAPTQIPIVSPDSPQTDREKDPDYDSLPSQTSQSESSMLQVICRPEATNKEDAYTFHTVHRDRPRKLYAERALNLPLGAELITGNMCDLLSTSSNSECQDGVVGGHADCPFQRRIIPAHRLRPRRTHPEIFQEEDSLDESSETSTQEKPTRKIYYKLKLFPGKVINLLYDRLTLLALLDRNQEVVENLVAVFMAFLVSFLGFVLLNHGCFKDFWVFQFCLVIASCQYSLLKSVQPDAASPTHGHNQLVAYSRAAYFCIFCALIWMLEQLLRRKDLPVSTLYGVTIVCHDALGFLRDLLVGFTYCFPITFLVGLFPQINTFTIYLLEQIDMHLFGGTAATSLVSAVYGILRSLIALALLYGFCFGALKEPWDEQHTPALFSGFCGLLVVFSYHLSRQSSDPSVLLSLVKSKIMPTLVQTEEEEEEDAESKDPLPEKLQNSMKEILLSDVVVCSVAYILTFAITASTVFLSLKPFVTIVLYALAGTVGFVTHYLIPQLRKHHPWLWISHPVLKTKEYHQFEPREDAVLMWFERLYVGLLCFEKYVVYPAIVLSALTNDGFALSHRKKLGIHCDVLLTTVAGLKLLRSSFCDPSFQFLTLLFTLVFFHFDCPHFSESFLLDFFVMSIVFHKMRELLLKLHFILVYIAPWQIAWGSAFHAFAQPFAVPHSAMLLLQTLLTTVFYTPLAPFLGSAIFISSYPRPIKFWERNYNTKRIDNSNSRLVSQVDKETGCDDSNLNSIFYEYLTRSLQHSLCGDLMLGRWGNYSAGDCFILASDYLNALVHLIEIGNGLVTFQLRGLEFRGTYCQQREVEAITEGVEEDDACCCCEPGHLPHMLSCNAAFNLRWLAWEVMATKYLLEGYSISENNAATMLQVYDLRKLLITYYLKSIIYYLIHSPKLCTWLKDAAVQEALQSYTKWHHIERDPQVFSVKIDEDYVHCLQGVTRASFCNVYLEWIQHCAGKMETTVDSDEDSPLVTLSYALSVLGRRSLGTASHNMSNSLESFLYGFNTLFKGDFRIATKDEWVFADLDLLQKVVAPAVRMSLKLHQDHFTCLEETEEASILYEAITNYRSSLVICHESDPAWRKAVLSSRDTLLTMRHMIDDGTDEYKIIMLYKRHLSFKVIKINKECVRGLWAGQQQELVFLRNRNPERGSIQNSKQALRNMVNSSCDQPLGYPMYVSPLTTSYAGTHRTLRSIGGGALSLDAIRSWLCSKWLRVRKDNLTSCNSGVNMEDVDCAAGGSSTLSQNRPSSVTSNSLSLYQHRARTTHSHRHHNAARREYRSRSVQPHSQRPPVTSQSGPILESGSTHGLVQRLSNSQLSFNTSIASIFSQVPRLSGAGGISSQLQAAQHQQRSSQVSSSSSTLSLLFGKRSFSSGLVISGLSAAEGGNTTDTQSSSSVNIAMGPSHRSSSRATQWTSEPYESIDATYSNAAITLKDGVQSGDRGCNQGLDETQEDSASVSTAPEATDQKTV from the exons atggtcTCCCAGGTTGTGCAGACCCTGCGTCAGGGAGTCTGGGCATCTGTGACCGGGGGCTGGTACCACGACCCGGACCAGAACAAATTCAACAACTCCTGCCACCTTTATCTGTGGATATTTCTCCTGATGTTACCCCTGTCTCTCCATCTG gCCCTGCCCCCTACCACCATGGCTTTGAGCATCTACTGCACCTCCATCACCgtcttcttcatcctcatcaaGCTGGCTAACTATCGGCTGCACCTGATGTTTGACGAGGGTGAGGCGGTGGTCCGGAGCAGCGTCTCTGATCTCACCAAGGCTCCAGAGAAGAAAAGCAATGCGTCGGACTCCTGCCTTCCCGCGAGCATCAg AAAGAGCAGCACAGTCCCAGACAGTGTTGCCATGACGATGTTGGCTCTGAAACGTACCAGTCCGGTGATCCAGGTGACAGTGAAACAGACTGAAACTGACCCGGGACTGATCGGGGTG GACTGTTCGAAGTCAGATGAGGACGGGAAGACCGTGGAAGGTGAAGATGAT AATA GACACGGTGAGAGGCTTGTGGAGGGAGGCCTGAACCCAAGCCCTTCTCCAGATGACCTCTCCAGCCCCAATCCAGACCAGGCCGCCCCACTGCTGCAGGCCCAGCAGAGGACCCCATCCCGAGCTGAAAGGGAAGAGAGGCGGCCCGGATCTGCGAGTGGGACCGGGAAAATGGACGTGGAAATAATTGAAACTGTGGCTGTGAAAGAAGGCGTGGACATTCAGAGCTCGTTGACCGACAGAGAGCAATCAGAGCTGGAAAGAACGACGGAGAAAGAGCCGGACAGAATAGAAGACTGGGAGGAGAAAGATGGTGCGGACAGAGAAACAGCTGATGAAGGTCTGCCTCCCTCCAAGGGGAGTGGAGAtgagagcgaggaggagaatgagggCCGAAAAGAGCCCCCAGatgccaacaacaactcactCGGGACTCCCCAGGACCACCAGTTTGATTTCATCGACACCCCTGATTCTCCTGCACAG GCTGAGCCGGTGGAGGAGACGTACTGCTCTGATGAGATTGAGGTGGTTCTGGTCGACAGCTCAGGCCCGGGGCCGGCGTCGGCTCACCTGGACGACAGTGACACAGTCAagatcatcatcaccatgagCTGTGACCCGCAGACCGCtgctcagctggaggagagtgtCAAGCAGAGTCTTctagaaaatgcacag GCTCATAAGGACGCAGGAGAGTGTCACATCAAGATCCCCGTCATCACCTTTGACTCCCCcgagaaggagaagcaggaggggaaagagagagaggaagcggCGGACTCAGAGGACGACCCCACCCTGAAACAGCAACAGACACCAAGCCAGAGTGAGGAGTTTCACCTGTGCAGAGAAACAACCGCTTCGGAGTCCACCACACTGGAGGGTCCAGATCCAGACCAGGAACATCTTGGTGTTCAGATAACTGATGACAGCACACAGAGTCCGCAGCTGACAAATGATAACAGCTCATCAGGCATCGATGTCCACTCCCACCACGATGACACCGAGCCTCTGGATCCTAATGTGGATTCACAGGGTTTCCTGCGCCTGCCGCCAGCTTTGGGCCGGTACGGGCCCGGAGGAAGGACTCACATCCGCGGCCTGAGCATGGACAGTGGGAAAGATGCCGTGCTGCTCCCAGACCGCTCACATATCACA TCCATGACCACTTCCAAGTCGGACCTGGAGGCGAAGGAGGGCCAGATTCCCAACGAATCCAACTTCTTGGAGTTTGTTTCCTTGTTGGGGTCTCTCAGTaccagagggggaggagccagcaCAAAGGACGACGAGAGGCCAGAACGCAAAGAGGAAGcgggagctgcagaggaaggtgaaTCTCAGCAAGAGGATTGGTTTCTTTACCTCCTC AATCTGAGCGGGAATTCCAGACAAGATGATACGATAATAGAAACCGACACGGATAACAAACCAGTGAGACCGAAACCACCCACCAGTCTGCCTACCGACACACTAAAGGCCATAGCACCCACACAAATCCCAATAGTCTCCCCTGACAG tccacagacagacagagagaaggatcCAGACTATGACTCCCTGCCTTCACAAACCTCTCAGTCAGAGAGCTCCATGCTGCAGGTCATCTGTAGACCAGAGGCTACCAACAAAGAAGATGCCTACACCTTCCATACTGTACACA GAGACCGACCTCGTAAGCTGTATGCGGAGAGAGCTCTCAACCTGCCGCTCGGAGCGGAGCTCATCACGGGCAACATGTG tgaCCTGCTGTCCACTTCTTCCAACTCGGAGTGTCAGGACGGCGTGGTCGGCGGTCACGCTGACTGCCCTTTCCAGCGACGCATCATCCCTGCACACAGGCTTCGGCCACGAAGGACGCACCCTGAGATATTTCAG GAAGAGGACTCTTTGGACGAGTCGTCGGAGACGTCCACTCAGGAGAAACCGACCAGGAAGATTTATTACAAACTAAAATTGTTTCCTGGGAAGGTGATCAACCTTTTATATGACCGACTCACCCTGCTTGCTCTTTTGGACAG AAACCAAGAAGTTGTGGAGAACCTAGTTGCCGTCTTCATGGCCTTCCTGGTTTCCTTCCTGGGATTTGTGCTTCTTAACCACGGCTGCTTCAAAGACTTCTGGGTCTTTCAGTTCTGCCTGGTCATCGCCAGCTGCCAGTATTCCTTACTGAAG agTGTTCAACCAGATGCAGCTTCACCAACACAC GGTCACAACCAGCTGGTGGCCTACAGCCGAGCGGCTTACTTCTGCATCTTCTGCGCTCTGATCTGGATGCTGGAGCAGCTGCTGAGGAGGAAAGACCTGCCGGTCTCCACCTTGTACGGAGTCACCATCGTGTGCCACGACGCACTGGGCTTCCTGCGAGACCTGCTCGTGG GTTTTACCTACTGCTTCCCAATCACCTTCCTGGTGGGCCTTTTCCCTCAGATCAATACATTCACCATCTACCTGCTGGAGCAGATTGACATGCACTTGTTTGGAGGGACAG CCGCTACGAGCCTCGTCTCTGCAGTTTATGGCATCCTACGCAGTCTGATCGCTCTGGCTCTGCTCTACGGTTTCTGCTTCGGAGCTCTCAAG GAGCCGTGGGATGAGCAGCACACCCCGGCCCTGTTCTCTGGTTTCTGTGGCCTTTTGGTGGTCTTCTCTTACCACCTCAGCCGACAAAGCAGCGACCCGTCCGTGCTACT ATCTCTGGTGAAGTCAAAGATAATGCCCACTTTGGTGcagactgaggaagaggaggaggaagacgcaGAGAGTAAAGACCCACTGCCTGAGAAACTTCAGAACTCCATG AAGGAGATTCTGCTGTCGGATGTCGTCGTGTGCTCCGTTGCTTACATCCTCACCTTCGCCATTACTGCGAGTACcgtgtttctgtctctcaaG CCCTTTGTGACCATCGTGCTGTACGCTCTGGCGGGGACGGTGGGCTTTGTGACCCACTACCTGATCCCCCAGCTGAGGAAGCACCACCCCTGGTTGTGGATCTCTCATCCGGTTCTCAAGACCAAGGAGTACCACCAGTTTGAACCCAGAG AGGACGCGGTGCTGATGTGGTTCGAGCGGCTGTACGTGGGGCTCCTGTGCTTTGAGAAGTACGTGGTGTACCCCGCCATCGTGCTGAGCGCTCTCACTAACGACGGCTTCGCCCTCAGTCATCGCAAGAAGCTGGGAATCCA CTGCGATGTTCTCCTGACGACGGTTGCTGGACTGAAACTCCTGCGTTCATCGTTCTGCGACCCCAGCTTCCAGTTCCTCACCCTGCTCTTCACACTCGTCTTCTTCCACTTCGACTGTCCACACTTCTCCGAGAGCTTCCTGCTGGACTTCTTCGTCATGTCTATTGTTTTCCACAAG ATGCGTGAGCTTTTGCTGAAGCTCCATTTCATCCTGGTTTACATCGCTCCGTGGCAGATCGCCTGGGGCAGCGCTTTTCATGCCTTTGCTCAGCCGTTTGCAGTGCCTC ACTCCgccatgctgctgctccagactCTGCTCACCACCGTGTTCTACACCCCGCTGGCTCCCTTCCTGGGCAGCGCGATCTTCATTTCCTCCTATCCGAGGCCCATCAAGTTCTGGGAGCGAAACTACAA CACAAAGCGTATCGACAACTCTAACAGCAGACTGGTGTCCCAAGTCGATAAAGAGACGG GATGTGACGACAGCAACCTGAACTCCATCTTTTACGAGTACCTGACTCGCTCGCTGCAGCACTCCCTCTGTGGCGACCTCATGCTGGGCCGATGGGGAAACTACAGCGCCGGAGACTGTTTCATCCTGGCTTCTGACTACCTCAATGCCCTGGTCCACCTCATCGAGATCGGCAACGGGCTCGTCACTTTCCAGCTGAGGGGCCTGGAGTTCAGAG gTACATACTGCCAGCAGCGAGAGGTGGAGGCCATCACCGAGGGAGTGGAGGAAGACGATGCGTGCTGCTGCTGCGAGCCGGGACACTTGCCCCACATGCTGTCGTGCAATGCGGCCTTCAACCTCCGCTGGCTGGCCTGGGAGGTGATGGCCACCAAGTACCTGCTGGAGGGTTACAGCATCAGTGAGAACAACGCCGCCACAATGCTACAAGTGTACGATCTGCGAAAGCTACTCATCACCTACTACCTGAAA AGTATTATCTACTACCTGATCCACTCTCCCAAACTGTGCACCTGGCTCAAGGACGCCGCCGTCCAGGAGGCGCTGCAGTCCTACACCAAGTGGCACCACATCGAGCGCGACCCTCAGGTCTTTAGTGTGAAGATCGATGAAGACTACGTGCACTGCCTGCAGGGCGTGACACGTGCCAGCTTCTGCAACGTCTACCTGGAGTGGATCCAGCACTGTGCTGGGAAGATGGAGACG ACTGTGGACAGTGATGAAGACTCTCCTTTGGTGACCCTCTCCTACGCGCTCTCCGTCCTGGGGAGGAGATCCCTCGGCACGGCGTCACACAACATGTCCAACAG TCTGGAATCGTTTCTGTACGGTTTCAACACCCTGTTTAAAGGAGACTTCCGCATCGCCACCAAAGACGAGTGGGTTTTTGCTGATCTCGACCTCCTGCAGAAGGTTGTGGCTCCTGCGGTCCGAATGAGCCTCAAGCTGCATCAG GACCACTTCACTTGcctggaggagacagaggaggccTCCATCTTGTACGAAGCCATCACAAACTACCGCAGCAGCCTGGTCATCTGCCACGAGAGCGACCCCGCTTGGCGCAAGGCGGTGCTCTCCAGCCGCGACACGCTGCTCACGATGAGGCACATGATCGACGACGGCACGGACGAGTACAAGATCATCATGCTGTACAAACGCCACCTCAGCTTCAAGGTCATCAAG ATCAACAAGGAGTGTGTGCGAGGTCTGTGGGCCGGCCAGCAGCAGGAGTTGGTGTTCCTACGGAACCGAAACCCGGAACGAGGCAGCATCCAGAACTCGAAGCAGGCGCTGAGGAACATGGTGAACTCGTCCTGCGACCAGCCGCTGGGCTACCCTAT GTACGTGTCCCCACTAACAACATCGTACGCAGGAACACACCGTACGCTCCGCAGCATCGGGGGAGGAGCCCTAAGCCTGGACGCCATTCGATCCTGGCTCTGCTCTAAATGGTTACG ggTGCGTAAGGACAACCTGACCAGCTGCAACAGTGGCGTGAACATGGAGGATGTGGACTGCGCAGCCGGTGGTTCGTCCACGCTGAGCCAAAACCGCCCGTCCTCCGTCACGTCCAACAGCCTGAGCCTCTACCAACACAGAGCCAGGACAACACACAGCCACAGACACCACAacgcag CCAGGAGAGAGTACCGCAGTCGGTCAGTGCAACCTCACAGTCAACGCCCCCCCGTCACCAGCCAATCGGGGCCTATTCTGGAGTCAGGCTCCACCCACGGGCTCGTCCAGCGTCTGTCCAACAGCCAGCTGTCCTTTAACACATCCATAGCCTCTATATTCTCCCag GTCCCTCGCCTCTCAGGAGCAGGTGGGATCAGCTCTCAGCTCCAGGCAGCGCAGCATCAGCAGCGCTCCAGCCAG gtctcctcgtcttcgtccactcTCAGCTTGCTGTTTGGCAAGCGTAGTTTCTCCAGTGGCCTGGTCATCTCTGGGCTGTCCGCTGCTGAAGGGGGCAACACCACCGACACGCAGTCCTCTTCGAGCGTCAACATCGCCATGGGGCCCTCGCACAGGTCCAGCAGCAGAGCCACGCAG TGGACATCAGAGCCATATGAGAGTATAGACGCAACCTACTCCAACGCAGCCATCACGTTGAAAGACGGCGTGCAGTCAGGTGACCGAGGCTGCAACCAGGGATTGGATGAGACCCAGGAGGACTCGGCATCGGTCTCAACAGCTCCGGAGGCGACTGACCAAAAGACTgtctga